The genomic interval GATGAATGTCGGTCATGGCCAGCCATCTTGCGGTTAACTCTTCTGCAGTGCCATTGGAAGAGGGGATGTCCGCTGCCGGATAAGGTTGAACGGATGTTGGTGTAGTTTGATCCTCATGCTGCAATGCGCTGACCAGCGCCTCCCAGGCGGACATATCAGTGTCCTCTTGGGCGTAGAATTTAATGACCGCAGTTCCGCTTTGATCAAATACCTGAATGCTGCGACGCTGGTCCTGAGTGACTGAGTACATATGATTCCAGTATTTGAAGAACATGCGCAGATCCTGCTCTCCCAGAAACAAACCGACATCCGCATTGCCGCCGGTATATTCAGCAAAACGACCTCTGGTTTCATGCACACAGGCGTTGTTACGGACCAGGCTCATGACCCTGCCCAAACGATGCAAACTGCTCACTAGCTGTTTTGGATTTGTACTCAGACGGGTTACTTCGATGCCTGACCGGGTTTCCAGTAATTCGAGTTCCGAAACATTCAGTCGCTGCGCTGCATCACGAATTCTGAGTTTGGGTTCTGCCTGCTGCAGAGATTGCCAGCGTTGCTTGAGCATCATTTTAAATACCTCTTGGTTTTTCAAATACAAGCGTTCAGTCATTGACGTCGATCAGTAAACCGGTTTAAATGTAAATGATACTAATTATCATTTGCAATATCTTTTTATGAAACAGCCAGTTTTTGTTTTGATAGCAGGGGTCGCGTTACATATCGGTGCTGCAGAACTTGATCCTCTGGTTATAACCGGCACCAAGACTGCTAAGACGCAGGATGAAAGTCCCATTTCGACAACGGTCATTACCCGGCAGCAAATTCAACAACAACAAGCGAGCACATTGGCGGAGGTGCTACAGGCTGTACCCGGTTTGCATATTCAGGAAATTCATGGTCAGAACGGTGGCGAGCTGCTGATGCAGGGAATGACCGGGAACCATATTCTGATATTGAAAGACGGTATCCCGGTCCGTCAGTCCGGTGCTAATGGTACAAATCTGTCGAGTATCGGTCTCTCTGGTGTTTCACGTATTGAAGTGGTGCCGGGAAATGCATCCGCGCTGTATGGCAATGCTGCCATGGGAGGTGTCATTAACCTGATTACCGAAGAGCGCCGTCGTGAATGGCTTACTTTTGGTATGAATCTGCGTCAGAACGAAGTGGATTCATCTCTGCCCAGTGAGCAGATCTTTAATCTTGATCATGGTGTCACATTTGGCCAGGTTCGTCTGAGCAGTCAATGGCAATGGCACGAGCGTGCCCCTTATGATGTGAGTCCAACGGATGGTTCAGAGGAAATCTCCGGTCTGAATCAATGGAGTGGCAGGGAAACCATTGATATTCAACATGCTTCGGACTTGTCTTCGAGGCTTTGGTTAAATATCGATAACGCGGAATATAACCGTGATTATGATCATGTGCTGGCCAACCAGGCATTTCCATATCGTTACCGTAGAGAAGACTCCCGCGTGGAGTATGGTTATCGTCTGACCGGCGGACTTTGGAATATTGATGTTTCCGGTGACGACAGCTATCTGAAGACCATTGAGGACAATCTCAATACCATTGATCGGGAAGTGACCAGAACAACCAAGGCTGGCAATCAGCAACTGCTTGGACAACGGACATTTATGTTTTCCAGCCATGATGTGACCACAGGCATGACATTGAGTCGCGAGTGGATGGATCAGAAAGCGGCTGAAAATGAAGTGGATAATAAGCAAAGCGAAAGCATTGAGTGGTTTGTTCAGGACGATTGGTATTTGCCTCACCGAGTGGAGTTGATTACTGGTTTACGCAGTCAATGGAACAACGACTTTGGTTTTCAGACGGTACCCAATGTCAGTCTGCGTTGGGATATTTCAGATGAGCTGTATCTTCGTGCCGGTTCCGGTCTCGGTTACCGGGTTCCTAACCTGAAGGAGCGATATTATCGGTTCGATCACAGTATCTATGGTTATGAAGTGCTCGGTAATTCCGATCTCAAACCTGAGCTGGCCTGGTCGAGTCAGCTGGAGTTGGGTTATCGGGGTTTGAGTATGGCTGTGTTTTATAAAGACCTGACCAATCTGATTGATACCGAGCTGGATGAAACAGTTAACAATGGCATTGATACCTACCGGTACAGCAATATTGGGTCTGCCAGTATTGTGGGAGCCAATGTCTCCTTTCAAAAGGTTTTGGGCCAGTATGAATGGCAGTTTAATCATCAGTGGTTGCAGACCGAGGATAGCGATACCGGGTTGTCGCTCAATAAACGTC from Gynuella sunshinyii YC6258 carries:
- a CDS encoding hemin-degrading factor, which encodes MMLKQRWQSLQQAEPKLRIRDAAQRLNVSELELLETRSGIEVTRLSTNPKQLVSSLHRLGRVMSLVRNNACVHETRGRFAEYTGGNADVGLFLGEQDLRMFFKYWNHMYSVTQDQRRSIQVFDQSGTAVIKFYAQEDTDMSAWEALVSALQHEDQTTPTSVQPYPAADIPSSNGTAEELTARWLAMTDIHQFHGILKDMGISRQQAFEWVDDQYACQLENNAIEHVFTEACHDNIPTIEFVHNRGAVQIHTDVNINLVRMGAWFNVMDPNFTLHLDTSLIHQVWALRRPADSGMVSSIEALDQHGNVILQLFGKRTEGQPERYDWQSLVLECMARHAIQKEVTKV
- a CDS encoding TonB-dependent receptor plug domain-containing protein, producing MKQPVFVLIAGVALHIGAAELDPLVITGTKTAKTQDESPISTTVITRQQIQQQQASTLAEVLQAVPGLHIQEIHGQNGGELLMQGMTGNHILILKDGIPVRQSGANGTNLSSIGLSGVSRIEVVPGNASALYGNAAMGGVINLITEERRREWLTFGMNLRQNEVDSSLPSEQIFNLDHGVTFGQVRLSSQWQWHERAPYDVSPTDGSEEISGLNQWSGRETIDIQHASDLSSRLWLNIDNAEYNRDYDHVLANQAFPYRYRREDSRVEYGYRLTGGLWNIDVSGDDSYLKTIEDNLNTIDREVTRTTKAGNQQLLGQRTFMFSSHDVTTGMTLSREWMDQKAAENEVDNKQSESIEWFVQDDWYLPHRVELITGLRSQWNNDFGFQTVPNVSLRWDISDELYLRAGSGLGYRVPNLKERYYRFDHSIYGYEVLGNSDLKPELAWSSQLELGYRGLSMAVFYKDLTNLIDTELDETVNNGIDTYRYSNIGSASIVGANVSFQKVLGQYEWQFNHQWLQTEDSDTGLSLNKRPDNQTNLQLSRTIDHPWWKVQKTRLSVGADYTGEQYYQAEQSLKSPDYLLFDATISLTFSNQLQLSLKGSNLSNVQADSDQENDLRPIVGRQWSLNVIYHVY